In one window of Gadus chalcogrammus isolate NIFS_2021 chromosome 12, NIFS_Gcha_1.0, whole genome shotgun sequence DNA:
- the nasp gene encoding nuclear autoantigenic sperm protein — MPEETSTASSSAGMDEKPCSSSVVDSSIDVTEEAKKLIGTGNRHLVMGDVLSAVNVFQEACGMLAARYGDTAEECGEAFFLCGKSLLELARMENTVLGNALEGVPQSDEEEKPVSENIESANNLDDDDDDDDDEEEANADDAEDEDVGNLQLAWEMLEVAKFIYKRKESKEDQLMAAQAYLKLGEVSVESGNYPQALEDFQECLTLQLKHLPPSSRLLAESNYHVAQTLCYMDAYSQAIEHYNRSIEVIENRLAVLQKVIDAAEGADGAAKEKTEQEELRQLLPDVTEKVADAKESQRAASLAIRQALDGASTSSGFSAENGGQSSSSSSAFASASQISTRPFEGASSSKSTSDISHLVRKKRKTDEESLVKDADAKQPKQESTVNGGSSSSNGKGLQEKEPAETSASKSSE; from the exons atgcCAGAGGAAACGTCCACCGCCTCCAGCTCGGCCGG CATGGACGAGAAGCCCTGCTCATCCAGCGTTGTAGAcag CTCAATCGACGTTACTGAAGAAGCGAAGAAACTGATCGGCACAGGGAACCGTCACCTGGTGATGGGCGACGTGCTTTCAGCCGTCAATGTCTTCCAGGAGGCTTGTGGAATGCT GGCGGCGAGGTATGGGGACACTGCCGAAGAGTGTGGAGAAGCCTTCTTCCTTTGTGGGAAGTCTCTACTAGAGTTGGCCAG GATGGAGAACACGGTCCTCGGTAACGCGCTAGAGGGAGTCCCACAgtcggacgaggaggagaagcccGTGAGCGAGAACATCGAGAGCGCCAACAACCTGGACG acgatgacgatgatgacgatgacgaggaGGAAGCAAATGCTGACGACGCG GAAGATGAGGATGTTGGGAACTTGCAGTTGGCGTGGGAGATGCTTGAGGTGGCTAAATTCATCTACAAAAG AAAAGAGAGCAAGGAGGATCAGCTTATGGCGGCGCAGGCCTACCTGAAGCTGGGAGAAGTCAGTGTTGAGTCCG GGAACTACCCCCAGGCGCTGGAAGACTTCCAGGAGTGCCTCACCCTGCAGCTGAAGCACCTGCCCCCCAGCAGCCGCCTGCTGGCGGAGAGCAACTACCACGTGGCCCAGACGCTGTGCTACATGGACGCGTACAGCCAGGCCATCGAGCACTACAACCGCTCCATCGAGGTCATCGAGAACCGCCTGG CCGTGCTCCAGAAGGTGATCGACGCGGCCGAAGGAGCCGACGGGGCGGCGAAGGAGAagacggagcaggaggagctgaggcAGCTGCTGCCCGACGTCACGGAGAAGGTCGCCGACGCCAAGGAGAGCCAAAGGGCGGCTAGCCTGGCCATCAGGCAGGCACTG GATGGGGCCTCGACCTCCTCTGGATTCTCGGCTGAGAACGGTGGCcagtcgtcgtcgtcatcgtccgcGTTTGCCTCTGCCAGTCAG ATCTCCACAAGGCCTTTCGAGGGGGCCTCGTCTTCAAAATCGACCTCAGACATTTCCCATCTGGTCAGGAAAAAG AGGAAGACTGACGAGGAGAGCCTAGTGAAGGATGCAGACGCTAAGCAGCCAAAGCAGGAATCAACGGTTAATGGCGGCAGCTCCAGCTCCAACGGCAAAGgactgcaggagaaggag CCCGCCGAAACATCGGCCTCCAAGTCCTCAGAATGA
- the LOC130393957 gene encoding uncharacterized protein LOC130393957 — protein sequence MEEQQHVFNDLREVESFIEQNEAATMTKFVVYGTHASFFDNMWQPTSNTRVFWEWSRGEGTPTIAFTGTPFMFIGTKEMGCHLGRDISESKKRKEKPDVLNDNAGARKRRKRKSVQDCKKIGCPAILTVTRIAAFPQFKIVDNKDRTKRAASARLKQALQRDPVIWENVYIIKTPSPSAHTGHAVNGELIWSRKTFVRKECSDLLKHLTEKVHLVDEQRGLEHIKKKLLDLMDDVQPMIPLEARIPLSDVSEGEKRLKGSSSKAKTVGGLNTNSVNCGSTEVHLQGKCQMESTNPA from the exons ATGGAGGAACAGCAACACGTATTCAACGACCTGCGAGAAGTCGAGTCTTTTATCGAACAAAACGAAGCCGCCACCATGACTAAGTTTGTGGTGTACGGGACACATGCTTCGTTTTTTGATAATA TGTGGCAACCGACGTCCAACACCCGTGTGTTCTGGGAGTGGAGTAGGGGAGAGGGCACCCCGACCATCGCCTTCACCGGCACCCCGTTCATGTTCATCGGGACGAAGGAGATGGGATGTCATCTGGGGAGAGACATCTCCGAGAGCAAGAAGCGGAAGGAGAAACCCGACGTGTTGAAT GATAACGCCGGTGCCAGGAAACGAAGAAAGCGTAAGAGTGTGCAAGATTGCAAAAAAATCGGCTGTCCTGCAATTCTGACCGTCACCAGAATTGCAGCTTTCCCCCAGTTCAAG ATTGTGGACAATAAGGACCGGACGAAGCGGGCGGCTTCAGCCCGGCTGAAACAGGCCCTGCAGAGAGACCCCGTGATCTGGGAGAACGTTTACATCATCAAGACTCCGTCGCCAAGCGCCCACACGGGCCACGCCGTCAACGGGGAGCTCATCTGGTCCAGGAAGACGTTTGTGAGGAAGGAATGTTCTGATCTCCTGAAACACCTCACGGAGAAGGTGCATCTGGTGGACGAGCAGAGGGGGCTGGAGCACATCAAGAAGAAGCTGCTGGATCTCATGGACGACGTTCAGCCCATGATTCCACTCGAAGCTCGGATTCCTCTGAGTGACgttagtgagggagagaaacgaCTCAAAGGCTCGTCCTCCAAAGCAAAGACTGTGGGCGGCCTGAACACGAACTCAGTCAACTGTGGAAGCACTGAGGTCCACCTGCAGGGTAAATGTCAAATGGAAAGCACCAATCCAGCCTGA
- the ccdc17 gene encoding coiled-coil domain-containing protein 17 yields the protein MALLCEDCSMVFSSGSLLQRHQAQLCVGKAAGDPIAARKEPETQAADRGIGAEPRRTTTPELIKKRNNNQGIIAAAPNPDRVEEEKRPRRQENHPLKTLSDEVPGGRAGQDTRLRLMEERTELHKTRLAQIHDHNQQLQRQREELFQQMGALSGQTTASHLENLLVQQKDKEDRSEEMLRQLTRRLDTLQVESIATNQPGPDRNRAHSLNFDLLRSSTDGPLSSQIREMQAAYVQSGGSDPGLLAQMMDLQREAQRLEQAPLEAEAKGRRKKVRPYRRGPNRELLALEAENRRLEHEILQIQAVRPYGDQGSSSLSLVEAELQQEQLYCMVDIKAEMEALHLEIRERSRGVARTCRQAPPPPPPSQRPPPPVYPAQQAPNPLVRWTRSVDEGYDSAPGDVPRMDRRDPRVELVLFYDMVVGIDARLSMLRLVSSLYLGEQQVGLPAPLPCVLCQPGVEMPFSQQLPPGGYAPLLVKQPVPRKVHLSLVPWTVL from the exons ATGGCCCTTCTCTGTGAGGACTGCAGCATGGTGTTCAGCTCTGGGAGCCTGCTGCAGAGACATCAGGCCCAGCTCTGTGTGGGGAAGGCTGCAGGAGACCCCATAGCAGCACGCAAGGAGCCTGAAACTCAGGCCGCAGACCGTGGAATAGGTGCTGAGCCTCGGAGAACAACGACCCCAGAGCTCATCAAG AAGAGAAACAATAACCAGGGAATCATTGCTGCCGCACCCAATCCCGACCGagtagaagaagagaaaagaccTAGAAGACAAGAGAACCATCCCCTGAAAACCCTTTCAGACGAG GTTCCAGGAGGTCGAGCCGGTCAGGACACCAGACTCAGGTTAATGGAGGAGAGGACCGAGCTGCATAAGACCCGGCTGGCCCAGATACACGATCACAACCAGCAGCTGCAGCGCCAGAGAGAAG AGCTCTTCCAACAGATGGGTGCCCTTTCAGGGCAGACCACTGCTAGTCACCTGGAGAATCTGCTGGTTCAGCAAAAGGACAAAGAAGACAGGAGCGAAGAAATGCTCCGACAACTGACCCGGCGCCTCGACACACTaca GGTCGAATCGATAGCCACCAACCAGCCTGGTCCCGATCGAAATAGGGCCCATTCCCTTAACTTTGACCTGTTAAGATCTTCTACAGACGGGCCTCTTTCTTCCCAGATAAG GGAGATGCAGGCGGCCTATGTGCAGTCTGGGGGGTCGGACCCGGGCCTTCTGGCCCAGATGATGGACCTCCAGCGAGAGGCCCAGCGGTTGGAGCAGGCCCCCCTAGAGGCCGAGGccaaggggaggaggaaga AGGTCAGGCCCTATCGCCGGGGTCCGAACCGGGAGCTGCTGGCCCTGGAGGCCGAGAACCGGAGGCTGGAGCACGAGATCCTTCAGATCCAAGCAGTCCGGCCCTATGGAGACCAAG gctcctcctctctctctctggtggagGCGGAGCTTCAGCAGGAACAGCTCTACTGCATGGTGGACATCAAGGCAGAGATGGAGGCTCTTCACCTGGAGatcagagagaggagcaggggcgTGGCCAGGACGTGCAGACaggcccctccacccccacctccatcacaGCGCCCACCTCCCCCGGTTTACCCCGCCCAGCAGGCACCAAACCCCCTG GTGAGGTGGACGCGCTCCGTAGACGAAGGATATGACTCCGCCCCCGGGGACGTTCCGCGGATGGACCGCCGTGACCCGCG GGTGGAGTTAGTCCTTTTCTACGACATGGTGGTTGGTATTGATGCGAGGCTGAGCATGCTTCGTCTGGTGTCGTCTCTCTACCTGGGGGAGCAGCAGGTGGGGCTGCCGGCCCCCCTGCCCTGTGTCCTGTGTCAACCGGGGGTAGAAATGCCCTTTTCCCAACAACTGCCCCCAGGAGGCTACGCCCCCCTGCTGGTCAAACAGCCGGTACCCAGGAAAGTACACTTGTCATTAGTTCCATGGACTGTACTTTAA